The Campylobacter concisus genome has a window encoding:
- a CDS encoding adenylate kinase, with product MKNLFLIIGAPGSGKTTDASLIAQQDEKFAHFSTGDLLRAEVASGSELGKLIDGFISKGNLVPLDVVVNAIVSAIKSSNKSNIIIDGYPRSVEQMTELDKVLSEQDEISLKGVIEVDVSEDVARARVLGRARGADDNNEVFNNRMKVYLDPIKPIRKFYSEKELLHVVNGERGIDEIVADIKNLLAKLI from the coding sequence ATGAAGAATTTATTTTTAATCATAGGCGCTCCAGGCAGCGGCAAAACAACAGACGCATCACTCATCGCACAGCAAGATGAGAAATTTGCACACTTTTCAACTGGCGATCTTTTAAGAGCTGAAGTAGCTAGCGGTAGCGAGCTTGGCAAGCTTATAGACGGCTTTATATCAAAAGGAAATTTAGTCCCACTTGACGTTGTCGTAAATGCGATCGTCTCAGCTATCAAAAGCTCAAATAAATCAAACATCATAATCGACGGCTACCCAAGAAGCGTTGAGCAAATGACCGAGCTTGACAAAGTCTTAAGCGAGCAAGATGAAATTTCTCTAAAAGGCGTCATCGAAGTAGATGTTAGCGAAGATGTGGCAAGGGCTAGAGTACTTGGCCGTGCAAGAGGCGCTGACGACAATAACGAAGTCTTTAACAACCGCATGAAAGTATATCTAGATCCGATCAAACCTATCCGCAAATTTTACAGCGAAAAAGAGCTACTTCACGTGGTAAATGGCGAACGCGGCATCGACGAGATCGTAGCTGACATCAAAAATTTACTAGCTAAACTTATATAA
- a CDS encoding TrbC/VirB2 family protein, producing MSYFKQFSAFLFLFFFPNFLFAAGGTGLTKVDNFFSTVNGWLSAAGVLIMTGAIMVAGYKVMFGGQAIREVTPIVLGGILIGGAAMIAGMLL from the coding sequence ATCTCATATTTCAAGCAGTTTTCTGCTTTTCTGTTTTTATTCTTTTTCCCAAATTTTTTGTTTGCTGCTGGTGGAACTGGCTTAACCAAAGTGGATAACTTTTTTTCAACTGTGAATGGTTGGCTGAGTGCTGCTGGTGTCTTGATCATGACTGGTGCGATCATGGTTGCAGGCTATAAAGTAATGTTCGGCGGTCAAGCAATTAGGGAAGTTACACCTATAGTTCTTGGTGGTATTCTTATTGGCGGTGCAGCGATGATCGCTGGCATGCTCCTTTAA
- the ppa gene encoding inorganic diphosphatase translates to MDVSKIKFGSNPDKINAVIEIPYGSNIKYEIDKDSGAVVVDRVLYSAMFYPANYGFVPNTLAADGDPADILVLNEYPLQAGSVIPCRLIGVLVMEDEAGMDEKLLAVPVTKIDPRYEAIKSYEDLPTATLNKIKNFFETYKILEPNKWVKVKEFKDANAAKEILDAAIKNYK, encoded by the coding sequence ATGGACGTTTCAAAGATCAAATTTGGCTCAAACCCAGATAAAATCAATGCCGTAATCGAAATACCTTATGGCTCAAATATCAAATACGAGATCGACAAAGATAGCGGCGCAGTCGTAGTTGATCGCGTGCTTTACTCAGCGATGTTCTACCCAGCAAACTACGGCTTTGTGCCAAACACACTAGCAGCCGACGGCGATCCAGCTGATATTTTGGTGTTAAACGAGTATCCACTCCAAGCTGGTAGCGTCATCCCTTGCCGTTTGATAGGCGTTTTAGTGATGGAGGATGAAGCAGGCATGGATGAGAAGCTTTTGGCTGTGCCAGTTACAAAGATCGATCCAAGATATGAGGCGATAAAAAGCTACGAAGACTTGCCAACTGCGACACTAAATAAGATCAAAAATTTCTTTGAAACTTATAAAATTCTTGAGCCAAACAAATGGGTAAAGGTGAAAGAATTTAAAGACGCAAACGCTGCAAAAGAGATTTTAGACGCTGCGATAAAAAATTATAAATAA
- a CDS encoding tyrosine-type recombinase/integrase — MPRVSTANLFDKDIRAMLPANKVYKKAVGNPKELYIKVYPSGMKTFFIQYKNTTHFKLKEFREGIYSVAEARRDAIEIIRKFESGFVRSKDKYRISELFDRYIDKKEKIDQLDKVYIDKIKSRIKKYILPKFGNVDIKDINFNDLKTILTPLFNPYNPKKSRLETIHRIINTLNSLYENAIKDRYIDYNPCKALHDEFPTSNSFSLRNGIDTRYPAITDENELKEFLTDLRNDSKLDLQVKRAVMLQILCVNRPINTVSAEWKDIDLKKGIWTIPPIQMKMRHAHQITLSKQALSVLLEQKQYTPLESNFVFPSLTKTGHINRDSISNAIRNIGGREKYNSKASAHGFRATFKTICSLHLTDLTQLGISEKTIENALAHTESNAVKYAYERQTATIDQNRILMQWYADYLNNLVQFV; from the coding sequence ATGCCAAGAGTTTCTACCGCAAATTTGTTTGATAAAGATATAAGGGCAATGTTGCCAGCCAATAAAGTATATAAAAAGGCTGTGGGCAACCCAAAAGAACTTTATATAAAAGTGTATCCAAGTGGTATGAAAACATTTTTTATACAATATAAAAACACTACACATTTTAAATTGAAAGAGTTTAGGGAGGGAATTTACTCAGTTGCTGAGGCAAGAAGAGATGCGATAGAAATTATAAGAAAATTTGAAAGTGGTTTTGTAAGATCCAAAGATAAATATCGAATTTCAGAGCTATTTGATAGATATATTGACAAAAAAGAGAAAATAGACCAGCTAGACAAGGTTTATATAGATAAAATTAAATCTAGGATAAAAAAATACATCTTGCCTAAATTTGGTAATGTTGATATTAAAGATATAAATTTTAATGATCTAAAAACCATATTAACACCATTATTTAATCCATATAATCCAAAGAAATCAAGACTTGAGACTATACACAGAATTATAAATACGCTAAATTCGCTATATGAAAATGCCATTAAAGATAGATATATAGATTATAACCCTTGCAAGGCTTTACACGATGAATTTCCAACTTCCAACAGCTTTAGCCTTAGAAATGGCATCGACACAAGATACCCAGCTATTACAGATGAAAATGAGTTAAAGGAGTTTTTGACTGATTTACGAAATGACAGCAAATTAGATCTACAAGTCAAAAGAGCCGTAATGCTCCAAATTTTATGCGTTAATCGTCCCATTAACACCGTAAGTGCTGAATGGAAAGATATAGATCTTAAAAAAGGAATTTGGACTATTCCGCCTATCCAAATGAAAATGAGGCATGCACACCAAATAACACTCTCAAAGCAAGCTTTATCAGTTTTACTAGAGCAAAAACAATATACACCATTAGAAAGTAATTTTGTATTTCCGTCTCTTACAAAAACAGGTCATATTAACAGAGATAGCATTAGTAATGCCATAAGAAATATAGGTGGCAGAGAAAAATATAATTCTAAAGCTTCTGCTCATGGTTTTAGAGCCACGTTTAAAACAATTTGCTCTTTACATCTTACGGATCTGACACAATTGGGCATAAGCGAAAAAACAATAGAAAATGCTCTAGCGCACACAGAAAGCAATGCAGTTAAATATGCCTACGAAAGACAGACAGCAACTATTGATCAAAATAGAATTTTAATGCAATGGTATGCAGATTACCTAAACAATCTAGTTCAATTTGTTTAA
- a CDS encoding type IV secretion system protein encodes MYKVTTDSGRGLHDLVIDISENVDSFFQNNYSNGVGALQSLINTTGNILAVYLTAWIMIEGYKILWGNGKQTFQNFAFDATIKFVFIVLAMNAGNWINLVFEAFNGAKEYANTFLSYDGKGLYSKIATWAGFMGDYYDVVWDQSSTLELAYIIFIIIIAFIGFFIGAVPILRALFVNTLSFLLLMILAPLAFYFLIFKTTKNSFAQWFQMVLANIIALLCLSLFLNILFDYMFPKINSSHDFKDEVFVLALAMVFYGILANIMCGMATGIAEKLTNVSLDGLAGTGVGRAMGLAGAVGGGAIGGAMLAVRGAQAMGAGKATGFIGSRLLGAATSAAKEVGNSKLGQSINSGINTIKNSSAAQAVGSRLNQAKNIGSKINNFTKGQGWK; translated from the coding sequence ATGTATAAAGTAACAACTGATTCAGGTCGAGGATTACACGATCTAGTCATAGATATATCAGAGAATGTTGATAGTTTCTTTCAAAATAATTATTCAAACGGAGTGGGAGCACTTCAATCGTTAATTAATACAACTGGAAATATTCTAGCTGTATATCTTACCGCTTGGATAATGATCGAGGGATATAAAATTCTTTGGGGTAATGGCAAACAAACTTTTCAAAATTTTGCTTTTGATGCAACCATTAAGTTTGTCTTCATAGTCTTAGCAATGAATGCTGGAAACTGGATAAATCTTGTTTTTGAAGCATTCAATGGTGCAAAAGAATATGCAAACACCTTTTTGTCATATGACGGCAAAGGCTTATACTCAAAAATCGCAACATGGGCTGGATTTATGGGTGACTACTACGATGTGGTATGGGATCAGTCAAGCACTTTAGAGCTAGCATACATTATCTTTATAATTATTATAGCTTTTATTGGCTTTTTTATTGGTGCAGTCCCTATTTTGAGAGCGCTGTTTGTAAATACACTATCATTTCTATTGCTTATGATTTTAGCTCCATTGGCATTTTATTTTTTAATCTTTAAAACAACTAAAAATTCATTTGCACAGTGGTTCCAAATGGTTTTAGCAAATATTATTGCGTTGCTCTGCCTATCATTATTCTTAAATATTTTATTTGATTACATGTTTCCAAAAATCAACAGCAGTCACGATTTTAAGGATGAAGTATTTGTATTGGCTCTAGCAATGGTATTTTATGGAATTCTTGCAAATATAATGTGCGGTATGGCTACTGGAATAGCCGAAAAACTCACTAATGTTAGCCTTGATGGATTAGCAGGAACAGGCGTTGGACGTGCAATGGGTCTTGCAGGTGCTGTTGGGGGTGGTGCAATAGGTGGTGCAATGTTGGCGGTAAGAGGTGCTCAGGCAATGGGTGCTGGCAAGGCAACTGGTTTTATAGGCTCTCGTCTTTTAGGCGCAGCCACATCTGCAGCAAAAGAAGTTGGCAATTCAAAACTCGGTCAAAGCATCAACTCTGGAATAAACACGATTAAAAATTCTTCAGCAGCCCAAGCCGTTGGATCACGACTTAACCAAGCGAAAAACATAGGTTCAAAAATTAACAATTTTACAAAAGGTCAAGGTTGGAAATAA
- a CDS encoding NirD/YgiW/YdeI family stress tolerance protein, whose translation MFIASLAANIAMAGGFASKHKSENVISVKEALKLNDDTKVVIEGKIKSHIKSDKYEFADKNGDTIVVEIDNNKWGNVIANEDTPLRIIGEVDKDLTKTKIDVDSVEVEVVK comes from the coding sequence ATCTTCATCGCTTCACTGGCTGCTAACATCGCAATGGCTGGAGGCTTTGCCTCAAAGCACAAAAGCGAAAATGTTATAAGCGTAAAAGAGGCATTAAAGCTGAATGACGACACCAAAGTCGTGATTGAGGGCAAGATAAAGTCACACATCAAATCAGATAAGTATGAATTTGCCGATAAAAATGGCGACACTATCGTTGTTGAGATTGACAATAACAAGTGGGGCAATGTAATAGCTAACGAGGACACGCCTTTAAGAATAATAGGTGAGGTGGATAAAGACCTTACAAAAACGAAGATCGACGTAGATAGCGTAGAGGTAGAGGTTGTAAAGTAG
- a CDS encoding VirB3 family type IV secretion system protein: MLTPEPIFKALTRPPMVFGVPMVPFMIMALSWALFAIFAKVLFGNEYLLLAVMIIPTTFVFQFIVKKDDMAFRLWGLKLRFFRSPAINKFYNGRKSYMANSTYTKQSMRNFYPRLSVVGLSEFANLENLIPYQTYINNVVITKDRDYLATWRVDGIAFEVEDDELIDLAKNKLNMLVRQFAGENISFYFHNARINTQVGLNDYFSNEFLKSFSKKYYEIFSSENLKENRLYLTAIYSPFSKAEKLHFRNQNIDTKKKQIKAHLKSFHQKCITIEQNLNHFKPHRLGIYEQDGVIFSSQLEFYNYLIGGKFTKVRVPNAPLDFYLNGNLNEIFPSQHTLQLNYNDGTKKFVKAIELKDYPNVSFSGIFDSLMYANVEYTITQSFTPLSKKEARDELTKQQKRLVAAEDDALSQIAELGTALDELQNDIIFGEYHFSIVIYADTQNECEHIANQIAVVLQDLGFLATQANIALEATYFAQLPANFTLRPRLHTISSKNFASFVALHNFPRGKQYGNPWGDAIAILQTPNAQPYFFNIHQTIFDKDEFGKNDVLANTFVLGQSGGGKTVLMNFTLNMLCKFNEPDTFAENTPKEKRKATYFYLDKDKGAIGNIIAIGGKYLTITSGEPTGFNPFSCDATPENIRRLKVLLKMLVTKGNQNNLMLTTREEEQLNLAVDSVMRLEKSERTHGISRVWQLLQEGENESNSLKSRLMAWTIGNEFGWVFDNEMDTLDFSDESILVYGIDGTTILKDDEISPYVAYYILWRIIDMVDGRRFGLFVDEAWDWLKNPVVSKEVFNKEKTIRKENGFLFLGTQSVEDIAKSSIGTAIMEQSETVLLLSNPKAKETDFCGSLGMSEAEYQFVKTTDPEKYEFLIRKGVDYRAIAKINLSHLGNMIKVLSTAKVYVDEITNINALDISREEKYQLIKKLYKF, encoded by the coding sequence ATGTTAACTCCTGAGCCTATCTTTAAAGCCTTGACCCGTCCTCCTATGGTATTTGGTGTTCCTATGGTGCCATTTATGATTATGGCACTTAGTTGGGCTTTATTTGCAATTTTTGCTAAAGTGCTATTTGGAAACGAATATTTGCTCTTAGCAGTTATGATTATTCCTACCACCTTTGTTTTCCAATTTATAGTCAAAAAAGACGATATGGCGTTTAGGCTTTGGGGGTTGAAACTTAGATTTTTTAGATCCCCTGCCATTAATAAATTTTATAATGGTCGGAAAAGTTATATGGCGAATTCGACATATACCAAGCAATCTATGCGCAATTTTTATCCAAGACTTAGCGTTGTTGGACTAAGTGAATTCGCAAATTTAGAGAATTTAATTCCGTATCAAACATATATAAATAATGTTGTCATCACAAAAGATAGAGATTATTTAGCCACATGGCGAGTTGATGGTATAGCTTTTGAAGTAGAAGATGACGAATTAATAGATCTTGCGAAAAACAAGCTTAATATGCTTGTTAGGCAATTTGCTGGTGAAAATATTAGTTTTTATTTTCACAATGCTAGAATTAATACACAAGTTGGCTTGAACGATTATTTTTCAAATGAATTTTTAAAAAGTTTCTCAAAAAAGTATTATGAGATTTTTAGCTCTGAAAATTTAAAAGAAAACAGACTTTATCTAACTGCGATATATTCACCATTTAGTAAGGCTGAGAAACTACACTTTAGAAATCAAAACATAGATACGAAAAAGAAACAGATCAAAGCTCATTTGAAAAGTTTTCACCAAAAATGCATAACTATTGAACAAAATTTAAACCATTTTAAGCCACATAGACTTGGCATATATGAGCAAGATGGTGTAATTTTTAGCTCTCAACTAGAATTTTACAACTATTTGATAGGTGGTAAATTTACAAAAGTTCGTGTTCCAAATGCACCCCTAGACTTTTACCTTAATGGTAACTTAAATGAAATTTTTCCTTCACAGCATACTTTACAGCTAAATTATAATGATGGAACTAAGAAATTCGTAAAAGCAATTGAATTAAAAGACTATCCAAATGTAAGTTTTAGTGGAATATTTGATAGTCTAATGTATGCTAATGTCGAATATACCATAACTCAAAGCTTTACGCCACTTTCAAAAAAAGAGGCGAGAGATGAGCTTACAAAGCAACAAAAAAGATTAGTAGCAGCAGAAGATGATGCATTGAGTCAAATTGCAGAACTTGGCACCGCTCTAGATGAATTACAAAATGACATAATCTTTGGAGAGTATCACTTTTCTATTGTCATATACGCTGATACACAAAACGAGTGCGAGCACATTGCAAACCAAATTGCGGTCGTATTGCAAGATTTAGGATTTTTAGCAACACAAGCCAATATAGCTCTAGAAGCTACATATTTTGCACAGCTTCCAGCAAATTTCACGTTACGCCCTAGACTTCACACCATTTCGAGTAAAAATTTTGCTAGTTTTGTAGCACTTCACAACTTTCCACGAGGAAAACAATATGGCAATCCATGGGGAGATGCCATTGCAATATTGCAAACGCCAAATGCGCAGCCATATTTTTTTAACATACACCAAACAATTTTCGATAAAGACGAATTTGGTAAAAACGATGTTTTAGCAAATACCTTCGTTTTAGGTCAAAGCGGTGGAGGCAAAACTGTTTTAATGAATTTCACGCTAAATATGCTCTGCAAATTTAATGAGCCAGATACTTTTGCAGAAAACACTCCAAAAGAAAAACGTAAGGCTACCTATTTCTATTTAGACAAGGATAAAGGAGCTATCGGCAATATTATTGCCATTGGCGGAAAGTATTTAACCATAACAAGTGGAGAACCGACCGGATTTAATCCTTTTAGTTGTGACGCAACACCTGAAAATATACGTCGCTTGAAGGTTCTTTTAAAAATGTTAGTCACCAAAGGCAATCAAAATAATTTAATGTTAACAACTAGAGAAGAAGAGCAACTCAATCTAGCAGTAGATAGCGTCATGAGACTGGAAAAAAGCGAAAGAACTCATGGCATCAGTAGGGTTTGGCAATTGCTTCAAGAAGGCGAAAATGAGTCAAATTCATTAAAATCTAGATTGATGGCTTGGACTATCGGTAATGAATTTGGATGGGTATTCGACAATGAAATGGATACTTTAGATTTTAGCGACGAGAGTATTCTTGTATATGGTATAGACGGCACAACGATCTTAAAAGACGATGAAATTTCTCCATATGTTGCATATTATATTCTTTGGCGAATTATCGATATGGTTGATGGACGCAGGTTTGGCTTATTTGTCGATGAAGCATGGGATTGGCTCAAAAATCCAGTAGTGTCAAAAGAGGTCTTCAACAAAGAAAAGACCATTAGAAAAGAAAACGGCTTTTTGTTTCTTGGCACTCAAAGTGTCGAAGATATCGCAAAATCTAGTATTGGCACGGCAATCATGGAACAAAGCGAAACAGTGTTGCTACTAAGCAACCCAAAAGCAAAAGAAACTGATTTTTGCGGTTCCTTGGGTATGAGTGAAGCAGAATATCAATTCGTTAAAACAACAGATCCAGAGAAATATGAATTTTTAATACGAAAAGGCGTTGATTATAGGGCGATTGCCAAGATCAATCTATCACATCTGGGAAACATGATAAAAGTTTTATCAACAGCCAAAGTCTATGTTGATGAAATTACAAATATTAATGCCTTGGATATCAGTCGTGAAGAAAAATACCAACTCATCAAAAAATTATATAAATTTTAA
- the virB9 gene encoding P-type conjugative transfer protein VirB9: MIKNNKKLFNIAIILLLAIANLHAVNTPRLSKFDKRITYATYNADDVVLVKCKEGFVSIIEFEKDERIVNIATGFSDGWEVMDKDNYLFIKPKSYTIKSEEQNMTNESGEQIEFYGSSVIQPNAADWKTNLIITTNKDKVYTFDLELGETNKINYKLTFNYATPKEKIEKEKAEKELAEKAAKEKALYKKEIDRNTIPRNWNFAMHVNKDSETITPDYAYDDGVFTYLGFSSTKTIPSVFLFDDANKESILNTHIKKDGKYDVVVIHKTAKKILLRSGNKLVGIINNGYGQNPLDKTYSTNKDNIQREIIDNEQK; the protein is encoded by the coding sequence ATGATAAAAAATAATAAAAAATTATTTAATATTGCAATAATTTTACTCTTAGCAATAGCAAATTTACACGCAGTAAATACTCCAAGGCTATCTAAATTTGACAAACGCATCACGTATGCAACATACAATGCCGATGACGTTGTCTTAGTTAAGTGTAAAGAGGGTTTTGTGAGTATTATAGAATTTGAAAAAGATGAACGCATCGTAAATATAGCAACTGGTTTTAGCGATGGTTGGGAAGTAATGGATAAAGATAACTATCTATTTATTAAACCAAAGAGTTACACCATAAAATCCGAAGAACAAAATATGACCAATGAAAGTGGTGAGCAAATAGAATTTTATGGTAGTTCGGTTATTCAACCAAATGCAGCTGATTGGAAGACAAATCTAATCATCACAACAAATAAAGATAAAGTTTATACATTTGATTTGGAACTAGGAGAGACTAACAAGATTAATTACAAACTAACTTTTAATTATGCAACCCCTAAAGAAAAGATAGAAAAAGAGAAAGCCGAAAAAGAACTCGCCGAAAAAGCAGCAAAAGAAAAGGCACTATATAAAAAAGAGATCGATAGAAATACAATACCTAGAAATTGGAACTTTGCAATGCATGTAAATAAAGATAGTGAAACTATAACACCTGATTATGCATATGATGATGGTGTCTTTACATATCTTGGTTTTAGCTCAACTAAAACTATACCAAGTGTCTTTCTCTTTGATGATGCTAATAAAGAAAGCATCCTCAATACTCATATCAAAAAAGACGGCAAATATGACGTAGTTGTGATCCACAAGACAGCTAAAAAAATTTTACTAAGAAGTGGCAATAAGTTAGTCGGAATCATAAATAATGGCTATGGTCAAAATCCACTTGATAAAACCTACAGCACTAATAAAGACAATATTCAAAGAGAGATTATAGACAATGAGCAAAAATAG
- a CDS encoding type IV secretion system protein: protein MKNSLVYRAKKASVIATSVVILSSNLLASGIPVVDGAAIAQNQATFTMEWMQTLKDYAEKVKVWGEEASHRVQEVKKWADERVQWANDLYTKTGIRDIVNFTKEMNELYNEVYDTGYSIYTQATGFSLDSFDERAWDLFLKFGGTDQCSSISDITHRNICKKNTTSAFKEFEVVNRQFDRLKHEINDLDKISKEVARNKGKQEDLKGSIDTSNQIALLRARQENNWRAYQRDMDQLENERKRLQDAEFKMTKDRQRAAFKILQK, encoded by the coding sequence ATGAAAAATAGTCTCGTTTATAGAGCAAAGAAAGCTTCGGTTATAGCTACTTCTGTAGTAATTCTATCATCTAATCTATTAGCCTCTGGTATTCCAGTAGTTGATGGTGCTGCTATAGCACAAAATCAAGCAACATTTACGATGGAATGGATGCAAACACTGAAGGACTACGCTGAAAAAGTCAAAGTATGGGGCGAAGAAGCTTCGCATAGAGTCCAAGAAGTTAAAAAATGGGCTGATGAAAGAGTGCAATGGGCAAATGACCTATATACCAAAACAGGCATTAGGGATATTGTCAATTTTACAAAAGAAATGAACGAACTTTATAATGAAGTCTACGATACTGGTTATTCAATATATACACAAGCAACAGGTTTTAGTCTCGATAGCTTTGATGAAAGGGCATGGGATTTGTTTTTAAAATTTGGTGGAACAGACCAATGTTCATCAATAAGTGATATTACACATAGAAATATCTGCAAAAAGAATACCACAAGTGCTTTTAAAGAATTTGAAGTCGTAAATAGACAATTTGATCGTCTTAAGCACGAAATTAACGATCTCGACAAAATAAGCAAAGAAGTAGCTAGAAATAAAGGTAAACAAGAGGATCTAAAAGGTTCTATAGATACTTCAAATCAAATAGCCCTATTGCGTGCTAGACAAGAGAATAACTGGCGTGCCTATCAAAGAGACATGGATCAGTTAGAAAACGAAAGAAAAAGATTACAAGACGCAGAGTTTAAGATGACTAAAGATAGGCAGCGAGCGGCATTTAAAATTTTACAAAAATAG
- a CDS encoding virB8 family protein yields MKRANDKNDFLASNNPDDVAISYEASIRYIAEQANKRAYFISGVALLIAIISVIAVCLLTPLKSVEPYVIRVDNTTGMVDIITSVNKAEFTGNEALDKYFATTYVKAREGYYYDILQSDYELVQILSYPSVASDYLRIYEGENSRDKVLKDDYEVEVDIVSVTLGNSAGAPTATIRFNQITRKKGEKIAVSNKAKIVTLSYDYQPNTLTTEEERIKNPLGFKVSTYRVDDEIRR; encoded by the coding sequence ATGAAAAGAGCTAATGATAAAAATGATTTTTTGGCTTCTAATAATCCAGATGATGTAGCAATTAGCTATGAAGCAAGCATTAGATACATAGCAGAACAAGCTAACAAGAGGGCTTATTTTATATCAGGTGTGGCTCTACTTATTGCTATCATCAGCGTTATCGCTGTTTGCTTATTGACACCATTAAAATCGGTTGAGCCTTATGTTATTAGGGTTGATAATACAACCGGAATGGTTGACATAATAACAAGCGTAAATAAAGCCGAATTCACAGGTAATGAAGCACTCGATAAGTATTTTGCAACAACATATGTAAAAGCGAGAGAGGGATACTATTATGATATTTTGCAAAGCGACTATGAATTAGTTCAAATTTTAAGCTATCCAAGCGTTGCCAGTGATTATTTGAGAATTTATGAAGGTGAAAATTCTAGAGACAAAGTTTTAAAAGATGACTACGAAGTAGAGGTTGATATTGTTTCGGTTACACTGGGAAATAGCGCTGGAGCACCTACTGCAACTATCAGATTTAATCAAATTACCAGAAAAAAAGGCGAAAAAATAGCTGTATCAAACAAAGCAAAGATTGTGACACTTTCATATGACTACCAACCAAATACACTCACAACAGAGGAAGAGCGTATTAAAAACCCACTTGGATTTAAAGTTAGCACGTATAGAGTTGATGACGAAATAAGGAGATAG